Genomic window (Luteibacter yeojuensis):
CCCGGAGGAGGAAATGCCGTGCCAGCGGAACGATGTCTTCCTGCCGCTCGCGCAGCGGCGGCAGGCGCACCTGCATGGCGTTCAGGCGGTACAGCAGGTCGCGGCGGAAGCGGTCGTTGCGGATGGCGGCGTCGAGGTCGGCGTTGGACGTGGAGATCACGCGTACGTCCACCCGCCGGGTCCGCATCGAGCCGCAGCGTTCCAGTTCGCCCTCCTCGACGACGCGCAACAGCTTCACCTGCTGCAGCGGGTGGATATTGCCCACTTCCTCGAGGATGAGGCTGCCGCCATGCGCGAGTTCGAAACGGCCGGGTCGCGGCACCGGCTTGTCCTCGCCGAACATTTCCTCGGCGAAGCGCGATTCCGGCAGGGTGCCCATGTCGATGCGGATCACCGGGTTGTCCGCGCGTGGCGACAGCGCATGGATTTCGCGCGCCACGAGCGATTTTCCGGTACCGTTTTCGCCGAGCACCAGCACGTTGGCATCGCCGCTGGCGATCCGCTGGATCAGCTCGAGGACTCGGCGCATCGCCGACGATTCGCCAATGCGCAACATGTCCGCACCTTGACGGGACAACGCGGCCTCGGCACGCAGGCGCCGGTTTTCGTCGGCCATCTGGCGCAACGCGATCTGGCCGCGGACGGCATGGATCAGGTGCGCATTGTTCCACGGCTTCTCGATGAAGTCGGCCGCGCCAAGGCGCATGGCCCGCACCGCTATATCGATGCTGCCCCACGCCGTCATGGCGACGATGGGCATGTCGGGAGCCTCTTCGCGCAGGCGGGCGACCAGATCGAGGCCTTCCAGGCCCGACGTGGTATCGGACGCGTAGTTGAGGTCGAGCACGGCGCAGGAGAACTCGATGCGTGCCACCGCATCCAGCGCGGCGGCCGCCGAGCCGACATCGACCGAGGGAATGCCCTCCGAATGCAGCAGGATGCGCAGCGCAAGACGCACATCGGGATGGTCGTCCACGACGAGTACCGGTGCGACGGCTTCATGGCTTCTGGACATACCTTGCGTTTCCCAATCTCTCATTCGCTACGCAAT
Coding sequences:
- a CDS encoding sigma-54-dependent transcriptional regulator, whose product is MSRSHEAVAPVLVVDDHPDVRLALRILLHSEGIPSVDVGSAAAALDAVARIEFSCAVLDLNYASDTTSGLEGLDLVARLREEAPDMPIVAMTAWGSIDIAVRAMRLGAADFIEKPWNNAHLIHAVRGQIALRQMADENRRLRAEAALSRQGADMLRIGESSAMRRVLELIQRIASGDANVLVLGENGTGKSLVAREIHALSPRADNPVIRIDMGTLPESRFAEEMFGEDKPVPRPGRFELAHGGSLILEEVGNIHPLQQVKLLRVVEEGELERCGSMRTRRVDVRVISTSNADLDAAIRNDRFRRDLLYRLNAMQVRLPPLRERQEDIVPLARHFLLRECRRRGRGAMLFTPSAERALRGYDWPGNVRELEHAIERAVLLAGRDDIDADALSLQRRRDEPVVIDSLTLPEAEELLIRQAIERYDHNLQRAADALGISRQALYRRLEKRRARGGVESVG